The Pseudomonas rhizosphaerae genomic sequence GGCGGTGCTGTTCGTGCTGGCCTTCGGCGGCGCCGGTGCCTGGCTGGCGACCGGGCATGTGCAAGGCCTGGTGCTCAGCTCGATGCTCGATCCACAGCTGGCGCTCAACCCCTTGGCCAAGACAGTGGTCAGCGGCAACCCAGGCTGGATGGACAACTATGTACACCATCCACTGACCGCCATCGCACCGGTGCTGGGTATCCTCGGCGGTGCGCTGGCACTGTTGGCTGCCGCCGCCCGGCGAGCGTCGCTGGCGTTTGCAGGCAGCAGCCTGGCCATCGTCGGCACCCTGTGCACCGCAGGCTTCGCCCTGTTTCCGTTCGTGATGCCCTCCAGCCTCGATCCGGCGTCGAGCCTGACCGTGTGGGACGCGGTGTCCAGCCACAAGACATTGGGCATCATGCTGGTCGCCGCCGGTATCTTCGTACCCCTGATCCTCTGCTACACCCTGTGGTGCTACAGCCGCATGTGGGGGCGCGTCACCACCGCTCAGATCGAGCAAAACTCGCACAGTCTTTACTGAAGGAGCCTGACTATGTGGTATTTCGCCTGGATTCTGGGTGTCCTGCTGGCCTGCAGCCTGGGCATCATCAACGCCCTGTGGCTGGAAGCCTCCAACGCGCTGGACGAGGAACCTGTGGATGAACGTTGAAGCCGCACCTGCGCTGCGCACCCCCGGCTGGCGCTGGCTGTCATTGCTGCTCGCCGGGCCGATCAGTCTGGTGTTGCTGCTGCACCCGGTGGCAGTGCTCGACGCCCAAGGCCAGTACAGCCACGGTCTGCTGACCCTGACGATGTGGGGCATCGCCGCCGGTTACGTGCATGGGGTCGGCTTCGACCCGCGTGCCTGGGCGTGGCGGCTGATCTTTCACCCGGTGCTGGGATGGGCCTTGATGGCCCTGGGTTACTGGGTACTGTTGCGTAACCTCTGAACCCACCCACAACGGTTGTTCAGGCCGCGCGACGCAGCGAGATGAACATGGCGTCGTCGGCAAGGATGGCGGCGATCATCGCGCCGGTTTCAGCCAGGCGCCGGGCCAGGTCCTCATCCGGGATGTGCAGGTCCCAGCGCGTCGGGTTGTCCGCCGGCATCGGCATGTTGTCGACTTCGCGCAGCGCAGCAAGGAACGCGGCAGGCTGCGGCAAGTAGGTGGTGAAACCGTCGCCCTTGAGCGCAGCGGTATGGATGCCCAACTGTGCGCAGACCTGTGCCTTGGCGGCAATGTCGTCACGGTCGGCCTGGCGCGACTGCTCGATGAGCGCCGCCAGCGGTGCGTCCACCAACTGTCCGCCGGCAATCAGCGCAGGGCCCGTGGCCCAGGCTTCGCTGGGGCAGTCCTTCATGTCCGGACGCAGGGGAATATGCGGGTTGATCTCCATCGGGTAGATCCGGCACACCAAAGGCCGCTCGGCGTAGATACCGCAGCGGTTGTCGGCGTTCAGATTGCGGCAGGGGCCCAGGTTGTAGGCGGCGAAGGTGATCGACACGTAGGCGGGCGCGCTGCCGCACAGCACCGGCAGTGAACGACGGCGTGCATGTTCCTGCTGCGCGTGGCTGAGGTTGAGGCTGTGCAGGCCGGGGCCGTTTTCCAGGAAGGCTTCGAGCAGCACGATCAACTGACCGCCATCTTCCGCCCAGCCGCGGGCCTCGGCCAGGGTCAACGGTACGTGATGATCGCTGCAGCACTTGCCGCAACCGGTGCAAGAAAAACGTGTGTCCATGCAAACCCCGTCTGAACTGGATGAATGACGAAAACATGGCGCTTCGTCATCAGTGAGAGGGGAGAGAGCAGATTCCGTGCCAGCCTGGCTTCAGCCGCCGAGCAGGTCGTGGGCGTCCAGCAACCTGTACGCCACTTGAGGGTTCTTTTCCAAACCGCGACGAATCGCTGCCGGAATCGCTTGCCGGGTCTTGCGGCACAGGCCCGGCAATGCCTCGATGTGGATGGCGATGCCACGCATGCTGCGCACCGTGCTCGACCCCGGCGTGACGTCCACGCGCAGTCCCAGCTGATCGAAGATGCGCTGTTGCAGGCGGCGCAGTTCGTCCAGGCTTTCCACGTTCTCGAGCCGTTCGAGCAGGCGTTTCTCTTCCTCGCGGGTCAGGCGCAGGATGCGCCAGTCCGCATCCGGTGACGCGTGCAGGCGTTCGCGCTCGCAGATGCAAGCGCCGGGTGGGCAGGGTTGGCGAGCGATAGGGGCCATGTTCATGACCAGCAGCATAGCCATCGCACGGGGTATTTGCACAGGGGCTGTCGACAGGCCGACTGCTCGTCCATACTGGCGCGAATTCATTCTTCGCCAAGGCCTTACATGTCCAGAAGCCGGCTCGCTGTGCGCCATGGCGCACTGAGCATCCTCCTCGTACTGCTCGCTGCCTGTTCCAGCCAGCGCGGCAGCCAGGCCCCGGCGCCTTCGCCCGAGCAGGTTCGGGCCAAGCTCGTGCAACTGTTGCCCGGCAAGGTCGCCGACCGCGAAGGCTGGGCCGCCGATATCGAAACCGCCCTGAACGTGCAGGGCATTCCCGGTACCGATGAAAACCTCTGCGCCGTGCTGGCAGTGGCCGAGCAGGAGTCTACGTTTCAGGTCGACCCCACCGTACCGGGGCTGGGCAAGATCGCCCGCCAGGAAATCGATCGCCGCGCCGGTCGCGTGCACGTGCCCGGCTTTTTCGTCGATACAGCCTTGGGCATCCGATCGCGCGACGGCAAGTCCTATGCGCAACGACTGGAAGCCGCACGCTCGGAGAAGCAGCTCAGCGAAATCTTCGATGACTTCACCGGCATGGTCCCCTTGGGCCGGCAACTGTTCGGCACCTTCAACCCCGTACGCACGGGCGGGCCGATGCAGGTCAGCATCGAGTTCGCCGAAAAGCACCGCGCAGGCTACCCCTACACCGTGGACGGTTCGATTCGCCGTGAAGTGTTCACCCGGCGCGGCGGCATGTACTTCGGCATCGCCCATCTGCTTGGCTATCCGGCCAGCTACGAGCGACCCCTGTACCGCTTTGCCGATTTCAACGCCGGCTGGTACGCCAGCCGCAACGCTGCGTTCCAGAATGCCGTGAACCAGTTGTCCGGTGGCCGCCTGGCGCTCGACGGCGACCTGATCCGCTACGACTCCAGTGCGGCGAGCAACACCGAGCTGGCGGTACGCGGTCTGGGCAACCGCTTGAGCATGAGCGACCGCGACATTCGCCGTGGCCTGGAAGAGGGTGAAACCCTGGATTTCGAAAGGACCACGCTCTATCAGCGCACCTTCGCCCTGGCCGACAAGGCCGCAGGCAAGCCGGTGCCGCGGGCGATCCTGCCGGGCATCAAGCTGCAGAGCCCGAAGATCACCCGCAACCTGACCACGGCCTGGTTCGCCCAACGGGTCGACGAGCGCTACGCCCGCTGCATGACCCGTGCCCGCTGAGCGCTCGGGCCGTGCTCAGTCGGCCCGTAGCAGCAGGGGCTCGGCCAGGCTGTAGCCAAAACCGCGCAGGGTCTGCAGAGCCTGCGGGCAATCGAGTTGAGCCAGCTTGCGGCGCAGGTTGCACACGTGGCGTTCGATCAGGGCGGTCTTGGGCGCAAGGCCCGCGCCCCACAGTTGGTGCTCGATGGACTCCCGACTGACCGCTCCGGGCGTACTTGCCAGCATGGCCAGCAGGCGATGCTCGCTGACCGTCAGATTCTGCTGGCGCTTGCCCCGTCCGATCACCAGCCGCGAGGGCGATAGCCACAAGCGCGAGGGCGGCAGCAGCGCAGCACGCGAACGTGGACGGGTCAGTGCGTGCAAGCGCGCCAGCACCTCGGCAGGGGCGACCGGCTGCGCCAGGCAGGCATCGGCCCCGGCGCGCAGGGCGGCAATACGCGCCTGACGATCGTCGTTGGCCAGCAGCACCATCACCGTAGCGGCGCCTCGGTGCGCCAGGCAGTGTTCCAACAGCCCGTGCCCGGCGTGTTCCAGTGCCAGCACGATGAACCCGTACCGGCCTTGCGCCAAGGCCGACGCGGCCGCGGCCAGGCCAACCGTGCACAGTGTGCTGTCGTGTTCCGCCAGCCCACGTTGCAGGGCCAGATCGGGCGTATCGCTGATGTAGAGCAGGTTCATATCACACCAATGCTTTGCTTTGCCGGCACCACAGGGTCATCCGCGTGCCACCTTGTTCGCTGCTGCCCACTTCGAGGGTAAACCCGTGCAGCTTGACCACGGCCGCCACGATTGACAGCCCCAGGCCGAAACCGCTGTGCTGGCCATCGCCCTCGCAGCGATAGAAACGTTGAAAGATCGCCTCACGTTCCTCGGGCGCGATGCCCGGCCCGCTATCGCTGATCTCTAGCCGCGTGGCGCCGTTTTCCGCAGTAGCACGCAGCACCACCAGGCCGTCGGCCGGGGTGAACTTGATGGCGTTACTGAGCAGGTTGCCGACGGCTTCGAACAGCAGCGCGCGGTCACCATGCAGCATTGGCAGCGTGTTCGGCACGTCCAGGCGCAGATTGATGCCCTCGTCTTCGGCCAGGGGCAGGTAGAAGTCGTGCAGTTCGTGCAGCAGCGGTTGCGGGTCGAAGGAAATGAAGCCCGAACGGCGGCGGTGGTCCTCGATCTCCGAGATACGCAACAGCCCGCGAAACCGCGCCATCAGCGTGTCGGTTTCGGCAATCACTTCGTCCAGTTGCAACGCCTGGCGCGAATCCGCTGGCGCCTCCTGCTGGATGCGGTACAGCTGGGCCCGCAGGCGGGTCAGGGGCGTACGCAAATCATGGGCGATGTTGTCACAGACGCCCTTGACTTCGATCATCAGCTGCTCGATGCGCTCGAGCATGGCATTGACGATGGCCGCGAGCATGTCCAGTTCGTCGCGACGGTCCGACAACGGCAGGCGGGTGGTCAGGTCACCTGCCACGATCGCATTGGCGCTCGCCTCGATGGCGCGGATCCGTCGCAACGGCCGGCGGCGCAACAGATGCCAGCCGGCAATGCCCGGAATGATCGTCAGGGAGATTCCCCACAGCAGTGCGCGCAGAATGATGTGGGTTACCGCGAACAACGAGCCGTTGTCGCGCACCAGTACCAGCCAGCGGCCATCCAGGGTGCGCATGGCCACCGCGTCGCAGCTGTTCTGCGGCATTTGCGGATTGTCGCTGTCCAGGCAACTGTCCAGGTCGTGGATACGGCCGTCCAGCGGCAGGCCGCGCGGCACCTGCAGCAACTGGCCGGACAACGGTCGCAGTTGCAGGTCGAACAGGCCATAGGCGTCGAACGTGCGGTCGTCGAACGCTTCGCTGGCGGCCAGCGCTTCGTTCAGCGCTTCGCCGTGAAAACGCGAGAACAGATGTTGACGCTGCATCAGGGAGTGCCGCGCCAGGTCGGCCAGGTAGGTCGAGACCTCGTAGTACAGCACCCCCATGAGAAGGCTGCTCCAGGCCACGAACAAAAAACTGTAGAGCGCCAGCAGCCGACTGCTGGAAGAACGCCAGCCTTTAGACAGGTTCGGCAATGACATAGCCGGAGCCTCGCACGGTCTTGATCAACGGTGCGGTGCCCGGTGGGTCGATCTTCTTGCGCAAGCGGCCGATGTGTACATCGATCAGGTTGGTGCCCGGGTCGAAGTGATAACCCCAGACTTCTTCGAAGATCATCATGCGCGTCAGGATCTGCCCGGCATTGCGCATGAGGAACTCCAGCAGCTTGTACTCGGTGGGCAGCAGGTTCAACGCCTGCTCGCCACGGCGTGCCTCGCGTGTCATCAGGTCCAGGGTCAGGTCGGCCACGCGCAGCGTATTGTCGGCGGCGGCCACTGCGTTGTTGCGGCGCAGCAGTACCTCGACCCGCGCCGCCATCTCGTCCGACGCGAACGGCTTGGTCAGGTAGTCGTCGCCACCGGCGCGCAGGCCGCGCACGCGTTCATCCACATCCGACAGCGCGCTGATCATCAGGATGGGCGTACTCACGCCGATGGTGCGCAGGGTCGTGACGATGGCCAGGCCATCCAGCTCCGGCAACATGCGATCCAGGGTGATCACGTCATAGTTGCCGCTGACCGCCTTGACCAGTCCCTCGCGGCCGTTGTCCACCCAGTCGACCTGCAGGCCGTGGCTGCTCAGTTCCGCCACGATTTCCCGAGCGGTCACGGCATCGTCTTCGATGGTCAGTACGCGAGTCATGTTGGTCTCTACCCGATGATGTCTGCTGAGGATGGCGGCATTGTGACAACAATCCGCGCCGGGCTCGTTGAAGTTTTTTTCATCTTGCGCCACCTCTTCGTTTCTGGCCAAGGGCAAGGGCCTGCGCCGACTCCGCGCCGACGAGCGACGGGTCAGCTCCACGGTTCTGCTAAAGCCTTGCCGATTCGGGCCGATGTAACGGTCACAGACCATTGGGACGCAACTGCCATGACCACCCTGAGCAACATCGCCAACACCTTGAGCATTCGCCCTGCCGCTGTCAGCACTGTCGCCTCTGCGCCCGTAGCGGTCACCGACGGTGAGGCAGCAGAAGCCGTCGGCACGTCTACCGCAAGCGAGCAGGGCGCCCCGGTCGGTGGAGCAGGTGGCGCAGGCGCCGCGCAGAGCAGCAGCGACACCTCGGACACGATCAAGCAACTGCAGAAGCAGATCGCCGAGCTGCAGAAACAGTTGCAAGAGCAGCAACAGGAGATGGCCCGTATCCAGGCCAGCCAGCAAAGCGAAGACAGCAAGGCCGCCGCCGTGGCCGCCATTCAGGCCCAGGTGGTCGCCACCTCCGCAGGCCTGCAGACCGCCACCGCCGCACTGCTCCAGGCCATGCAGGAATCAGGCAGCAGCACCGCGGGTTCCATGGTCAGTACCACGGCCTGAGGCCCACGGGCTGCTTGCTCCGATCAGCTCGCGCGCAAGCGCGAGGCAGCGTCGAGTAGAGGTCGGTTCCGTCAGTCCGCGGCCTGGCGCATCTGTTTTTTCTGCGCCTTGTAGTCCATCGCCGCCGCTGGCGGCGCGCTGCTCTTGCCGGTTTCCACCCATTTGCGCAGGCGGCTGGCATCGGCAAAGTGCGTGTACTTGCCGAACGCATCGAGGATCACCATGGCCACCGGCCGACCGCCCATGCGCGTTACCAGCACCAGGCAGTGGCCCGCCATGTTGGTGAAACCGGTCTTGGTGATCTTGATGTCCCAGTCATCCTTGTTGATCAGATGATCGGTGTTATGGAAGCCCAGTGTGTAGCTGGGCTTCTTGAACGCCACGGTCTTTTCCCGAGTGGTGCTCAACTCGCTCAGCAACGGATACTGCTGTGCTGCCACCAGTAGCTTGGCCAGATCGCGGGCGGTCGACACGTTGCTGGTCGACAGCCCGGTCGGCTCCACATAGCGTGTGTGGGACATGCCCAGCGACCGCGCCTTGGCATTCATCGCCGCAATGAACGCGCCGTAGCCGCCCGGGTAATGATGCGCGAGGCTCGACGCCGCGCGGTTCTCCGACGACATCAGGGTGATGAGCAGCATGTCCCGGCGATTCATCTCGCTGCCCAGCTTGACCCGCGAGAACACACCCTTCATTTCCTTGTTGTGGGTGATGTCCACGGAAATCACTTCGCTCATCGACTGCTTGGCGTCCAGCACGACCATGCCGGTCATCAGCTTGGTGACCGACGCGATAGGCACCACATGGTCGGCGTTGTTCTCGTAGACCACCTTGTTGGTCTGCAGATCGATCAGCAGGGCACTGCCCGAGGCCAGGTGCAACTGCGATGGGTCGCGCGGGATGGCGGCTTTTTCCGCCGCTTGCAGGTTTGGGGCGGCAACGAAAGTAGTCAAAGCCAACAACAGGCTGAAAAGAGATAGCGGGGTCTTCACGCGGAGCGCTCACTGAAAAAAGAGGTCGATCGGGCTGAGGGTCGAGGCGGGGTCGAGAGTGTCGAATGTCACACGGCCGGAGTATGGCAAAGCGCCTGTCGATTGTCGCGCCCGGTAAGGTGCGTTGCGTGAAGAAAACATCATCCAGTGCACAGTTCGACAATCACAGCCCAACAAAAAGCCCCGCAAGGCGGGGCTCTGCAGTATTGCGCGGGGTCAGGCCAGGGCGTGGGACTGCTCAGCGTTGAGCGTGGCGTACGCTTGTTTGGCATGGGGCAGGGAGGGCAGGGGCCCGCTGATAGGCTCGCCGTCGCGCACCACGTACCAGCACGCCAAAAGGCCCAGGTCACGCAATTTTTCCGGGACCGCGCTGCCGACTACCGACATGATTCTTAATACAGGCATGAGACACCTCCGGTGGTTCCTGCCATCCACCTTACGAGGTTGGCCCACATCGTAGAAATCACCTTGCTCGATAGTCACCATCGACAATCCCTATCACCGCTCGCTCGCAACTCACCAGCGTGGCGGGCCGTAATACGCTGGCGGCGGTCCATAATAGCCGCGTGGCGGCGGCGGTGCCGCGTACACGGGGTAAGGGTGTACATACACAGGCGGCGACTGGACATACACGGGCTGCTGCACATACACCGGTTGCTGCACGTAGCTTGGTTGCTGCACATAGACGGGCGGCGGGCTCTGCACATAAACCGGCTGCTGCTCCACATAGACCCGTTGCGGTGCGTTGGACGTCACCACCGCGCCCACTACGGCTGCGCCCAGTACCGCACCCAATAGGCCAGGCCCGGCGCCATGCCAGCCGCCGCCGTGTGCAGAGGCCTGGCCGGCCATTGCCAGCGCGCCTACCAGCAGAGCGATCTTGGGAAGTTGACGCATCATGATAGATTCCTCGTGTTTCGCGCCCTGGCGTTCGAACCTGCGATAGGTTCAAATCATTTCGCCGGGGACATGACTATGACAAAAAAACCGTCACAAGCGTCCCCGTCGATGGGTAAATTTTGTGTAAGGGCAGGGCCTCGTCTGCCTGCCCCTGCATGCCACACGCCGCTCGGAGGCCACCGATGTCCATAGCTCCCAACCGCGATACCATCCTGTGCATGTCGCTCGCGGCACGTCCCGGAACGTTCGGGGTGCGCTTTCACAACCATCTGTACGACCAACTGGGTCTTGATTACTACTACAAGGCCATGACCACCGATGATCTGCCGGCGGCCGTCGGTGGCATTCGAGCCCTGGGTATTCGCGGCTGCGGCGTCTCCATGCCATTCAAGGAAGCCTGCATACCGTTAGTGGACGAACTCGATGCATC encodes the following:
- the cydX gene encoding cytochrome bd-I oxidase subunit CydX — translated: MWYFAWILGVLLACSLGIINALWLEASNALDEEPVDER
- a CDS encoding cyd operon YbgE family protein; the protein is MNVEAAPALRTPGWRWLSLLLAGPISLVLLLHPVAVLDAQGQYSHGLLTLTMWGIAAGYVHGVGFDPRAWAWRLIFHPVLGWALMALGYWVLLRNL
- a CDS encoding YkgJ family cysteine cluster protein; amino-acid sequence: MDTRFSCTGCGKCCSDHHVPLTLAEARGWAEDGGQLIVLLEAFLENGPGLHSLNLSHAQQEHARRRSLPVLCGSAPAYVSITFAAYNLGPCRNLNADNRCGIYAERPLVCRIYPMEINPHIPLRPDMKDCPSEAWATGPALIAGGQLVDAPLAALIEQSRQADRDDIAAKAQVCAQLGIHTAALKGDGFTTYLPQPAAFLAALREVDNMPMPADNPTRWDLHIPDEDLARRLAETGAMIAAILADDAMFISLRRAA
- a CDS encoding DUF1615 domain-containing protein, whose translation is MSRSRLAVRHGALSILLVLLAACSSQRGSQAPAPSPEQVRAKLVQLLPGKVADREGWAADIETALNVQGIPGTDENLCAVLAVAEQESTFQVDPTVPGLGKIARQEIDRRAGRVHVPGFFVDTALGIRSRDGKSYAQRLEAARSEKQLSEIFDDFTGMVPLGRQLFGTFNPVRTGGPMQVSIEFAEKHRAGYPYTVDGSIRREVFTRRGGMYFGIAHLLGYPASYERPLYRFADFNAGWYASRNAAFQNAVNQLSGGRLALDGDLIRYDSSAASNTELAVRGLGNRLSMSDRDIRRGLEEGETLDFERTTLYQRTFALADKAAGKPVPRAILPGIKLQSPKITRNLTTAWFAQRVDERYARCMTRAR
- a CDS encoding response regulator transcription factor, translating into MNLLYISDTPDLALQRGLAEHDSTLCTVGLAAAASALAQGRYGFIVLALEHAGHGLLEHCLAHRGAATVMVLLANDDRQARIAALRAGADACLAQPVAPAEVLARLHALTRPRSRAALLPPSRLWLSPSRLVIGRGKRQQNLTVSEHRLLAMLASTPGAVSRESIEHQLWGAGLAPKTALIERHVCNLRRKLAQLDCPQALQTLRGFGYSLAEPLLLRAD
- a CDS encoding sensor histidine kinase encodes the protein MSLPNLSKGWRSSSSRLLALYSFLFVAWSSLLMGVLYYEVSTYLADLARHSLMQRQHLFSRFHGEALNEALAASEAFDDRTFDAYGLFDLQLRPLSGQLLQVPRGLPLDGRIHDLDSCLDSDNPQMPQNSCDAVAMRTLDGRWLVLVRDNGSLFAVTHIILRALLWGISLTIIPGIAGWHLLRRRPLRRIRAIEASANAIVAGDLTTRLPLSDRRDELDMLAAIVNAMLERIEQLMIEVKGVCDNIAHDLRTPLTRLRAQLYRIQQEAPADSRQALQLDEVIAETDTLMARFRGLLRISEIEDHRRRSGFISFDPQPLLHELHDFYLPLAEDEGINLRLDVPNTLPMLHGDRALLFEAVGNLLSNAIKFTPADGLVVLRATAENGATRLEISDSGPGIAPEEREAIFQRFYRCEGDGQHSGFGLGLSIVAAVVKLHGFTLEVGSSEQGGTRMTLWCRQSKALV
- a CDS encoding response regulator transcription factor, which produces MTRVLTIEDDAVTAREIVAELSSHGLQVDWVDNGREGLVKAVSGNYDVITLDRMLPELDGLAIVTTLRTIGVSTPILMISALSDVDERVRGLRAGGDDYLTKPFASDEMAARVEVLLRRNNAVAAADNTLRVADLTLDLMTREARRGEQALNLLPTEYKLLEFLMRNAGQILTRMMIFEEVWGYHFDPGTNLIDVHIGRLRKKIDPPGTAPLIKTVRGSGYVIAEPV
- the pbpG gene encoding D-alanyl-D-alanine endopeptidase; translated protein: MKTPLSLFSLLLALTTFVAAPNLQAAEKAAIPRDPSQLHLASGSALLIDLQTNKVVYENNADHVVPIASVTKLMTGMVVLDAKQSMSEVISVDITHNKEMKGVFSRVKLGSEMNRRDMLLITLMSSENRAASSLAHHYPGGYGAFIAAMNAKARSLGMSHTRYVEPTGLSTSNVSTARDLAKLLVAAQQYPLLSELSTTREKTVAFKKPSYTLGFHNTDHLINKDDWDIKITKTGFTNMAGHCLVLVTRMGGRPVAMVILDAFGKYTHFADASRLRKWVETGKSSAPPAAAMDYKAQKKQMRQAAD